The stretch of DNA GCCGTTGACGACATAGGCCGAGAGCGGGCCGACCCCCTTCTCGACGACGAGGCCGAAGGGGATGTCGCCACCCGGGGAGACGACGGCGGCGCGCCAGGATCCGATTGGAGATCGCGGGTTCGCCGAGGCCGGTGCGGGACCGGCCGGGGAGTGGGTGACGGCGACGGCGACGACGGCGAGGAGGGCGAGCGGGAGGGTTCGTCTCATCCGCGCATTCTAGAGCGCGGGCCGTCCGCTATGAAAGGCGGTTCAGCATCCCGACGACCGTGAAGGCCCACACCAGGCGGCAGACGTCGAAGTCCTTCATCGGCGACACCTCGCACAGAACGCCCAGCTCCACCGCCTGCTCGCAGCGCGACAGAAGGGTCCACTCGTCGAGGCTCAGGTTCATCGTGCGCCCCATCTCGTCGAGGCGTGGGCTGACCTGGTACCGGGCGTCCAGGCCGCCGACGGCGAGCTGGATCCGGATCCATTCGCCGATCCCCTTCACCCCCTCGAGGATGATGTCGCCCGTGGACATCTTGAGCGTGATCACTTCGTCGCTCGGGAGCGGGCCGAAGTGCATCGCGTACGTGCCGTGAGTCCAGGAGAAGAGCCCCACGACGATCTCCTTCACCTGCTCTCTCACCCCCCACGTCAGATCCTGCGGCCGGATGGTGTGGCGCTCCACGAGCACGCCGCCGAGACGCTTTCCCGACTCCTGCGCCGCGCGCACCGCCTGCTCCATCTGCCGCGCCGAGACCATGCCGCGCTTGATGAGCAGGGAGCCGAGGCGATCCTCCTTGTCGTTGGATCGGGCGAAGACGATCCCCCCCGAGTCGACGTAGACCGACTTCTCGATGTCGCCGTCGCGGACCGCGAGGTAGCCGGTGTTCTTCTCCTCGCAGACGTCGTGGATGAGGGAGGGGAGGGTGAGGGGGCCGAGTTGGCCGGCCGGCGCCTCGACGAGCGCCGAGCCGACGAAGGTCTTCACATCACGACGCATCAAACGCTCCCGGGGGTGCCGGCCCCGTTCCGATTCTGTCCGCCGGCGGCGGCAGGGGAGGGTTCTCCTCCCTGAACGTGTCCCACTCGTGACACTGCGGGCAGCGCCAAAGGTAGGTCCGGGAGCGGAATCGGCAAGTGCCGCAGACGATCGCGTCGACGAAGAGATCGCCCCCCTGGATCAGGTCGGCCAACTCGCGCGTGACCCGCCGATCGGGGCCGCGGGACGCGGCCATCCGCCAGAGCGCCCTGTGGACGCTCGCAGACCCCGGGTGCGCCCGGGCCGCATCCAGAAGATACCGATAAGCGGCCTCGGGGTTCCCGCGGTCGTTCTCCTTCTCCGCGAGGAGGAGCCGCACCCGCCAGTCCGAGGGGTCCCGTCCGGCGACGCGGTGGCATGTCTGATCGAGGCGCTCCCGCTCCCCCTGCTCGGCGCAGACCTGCTCGAGCCGGTCGTAGACGAGGTGGAGCAGCCGGGGCTCGAGCTCGACGATCTTCTCCCACGACTCGATCGCCTTCTTCGCCCGCCCCGCCTTGTGGTGCAGATCGCCCAGGTACAGGTAGGCCGGGAAGACTCGCTCGTCCACCGCGATCGCCTTCTGCAGCGCCCGGAAAGCCCCCTTCTCGTCGTCGGCCCGGAGCGCCTCCATCCCCATCTCGTAATAAAGGAAGGAGAGCGTCCGCCCGCTCCGCGCCGGCTCGATCCTGAGCACCTTCTCCTCGTGCTCGACCGCCGCCGCCCAGTTCCGCTCCTCGATCTCGAACCTCAGAAGCCCCTTCAGCGCCATCGGTGACCTCGCCTCGATCTCGATTGCCTGCCTGTACGCATCGCGCGCGCGGTCCGTCAGCCCCGCGAGGCGGTAGTCCTCGCCGAGGCTCGAGAGGGCCAGCGCCCGCTCGGCCCGGCTCATGTCGCTCCTGCCGAGAAGCGACCCGTGGATGCGGAGCGCCCGGTCGAACTGCCCTCGATCCCGGTGAAGATCGCCGAGGATCAGGTACACGCCGATGACGTCCGTCCGGATCCGCGCCGCGCGCGTGAGCTCGTCCATCGCCTCCGACGACCTGCCGGCGATCAGGTGGCTGATCGCCGTCGAGAAGACCCGGTCGAACTCCTCCTCGTCGGTGTCCTCGTGGCGCCACCAGACGAGGAAGGCGCGGGAGACGTAGCCGAGGAGAAAGCCGCCGACGAGGAGCCCGGCGATCCAGGCGGCCGACGGCATCACCTCTCCGATGCTCTACAGGACATCGTCGTCGGTGGCGGAGGTCTCCCGCTCCGGCGTGACGGCGAGGGGGTTCCCGAGCGGGAGGTTCCTCAGGGAATCGACCTCCCCTTCGAGCCTCTTGAGCTTTCGGCGCAGCTTCAGGTTCGTCATGCGGATGCGCATCCCCTCGATGATGCCGATGATGCTCGTGATGATCACCCCGCCGCCGAAGGCGAGGAGTATCAGCAGGAAGACGGGGAGGCTCCCGCTGTCCCACGATCCGAAGACGACGTGGACCTGCTCGTTCTGATTCTGCCAGGCGAAGATCATGAAGAAGACCATCAGGAACAGGAAGATGATCGTGAAGACGAGGCGCATCGTTCCTCCCGGTTGAATCAGGCGTACCCGCGGGTGGCGTCTCCCCAGCGGTTCTGGACCTTCAGGATGAAATCCAGTGTCTGGCGCACGGCGCCCTTCCCCCCGGCCCGGCTCGTCACGAAGTGCGCGAGGCGTCGCACCTGAGGGACGGCGTTCGGCACCGTGACGGCGAAGCCGACTCTCCTCAGCACCGGCGCGTCCACGATGTCGTCGCCGAGGTAGG from Acidobacteriota bacterium encodes:
- a CDS encoding DUF1049 domain-containing protein, with translation MRLVFTIIFLFLMVFFMIFAWQNQNEQVHVVFGSWDSGSLPVFLLILLAFGGGVIITSIIGIIEGMRIRMTNLKLRRKLKRLEGEVDSLRNLPLGNPLAVTPERETSATDDDVL
- a CDS encoding DUF4388 domain-containing protein, producing the protein MRRDVKTFVGSALVEAPAGQLGPLTLPSLIHDVCEEKNTGYLAVRDGDIEKSVYVDSGGIVFARSNDKEDRLGSLLIKRGMVSARQMEQAVRAAQESGKRLGGVLVERHTIRPQDLTWGVREQVKEIVVGLFSWTHGTYAMHFGPLPSDEVITLKMSTGDIILEGVKGIGEWIRIQLAVGGLDARYQVSPRLDEMGRTMNLSLDEWTLLSRCEQAVELGVLCEVSPMKDFDVCRLVWAFTVVGMLNRLS